Genomic window (Tolypothrix sp. NIES-4075):
CATAGCTACTTTAGTGTTTTCACTGACTTGTAGTGTTGGAATAGCAGCAAATGATGTGGTAGTCAAGCATACTTTGGCACAAACTGCGGCAAGTTCAGATCGCAAAGCGGAAGCGGATAAGTTGTTTCAAGAGGGTGTGCAGCAGTATCGACGTGGGGAATATCCGAAAGCGTTGCAGACTTATCAACGGGTGTTAGAGATACGGCAACAATTGGGGGATAAAGCGGGAACTGGGCAAACCCTTAACAATATAGGACAGGTTTACAACGGTTTGCAGCAAAACAACAAAGCACTAGAAGTTTTACAACAAGCTTTAACAATTCGTAGGGAAATTAAAGACCGGGTTGGAGAGGGAGAAACTTTAGATAATCTGGGTGGAGTTTACCTTACTTTATCACAAGATGAAAAATCTTTAGAAATTTTACAACAAGCTTTAGCAATTCGTCGCGAAGTAAAAGATAAAGCCGGGGAAGCAGTGACTCTCAGCAAAATAGGATTTACTTACTTTTTCTTGAAACAACAAGATAAAGGCTTGAAACTTTTACAAGAAGCGCTAGCGCTACACCAAGAACTAAAAGACAAGTTTCAAGAGGGATTTACCCTATTTAGAATAGGGCAAGTTTATTGGAATGTGGATAACTATACTCGTGCTTTGGAGTGGTACAACAAGTCACTAATAGTGAACCGAGAGGTAGGAAACCGTGCTTGGGAAGGTAGAAGTTTGCAGCAGATAGGAACGATGTATTCTAACCAACAGGAATATGACCAAGCGATTAAGTTTTATCAGCAAGCTTTACCTCTAATTAGAGAAGCGGGAATTAGCCCAGCAGAAGAGAATATTTTAGTGTCCATAGGAGATGCTTTCAACAATCTCAAACAATATGATCGGAGTATAAATTTTTATCAGCAAGAGCTAGCTAGTGCCAGAAAATCAAATAATAAATTGTTGCAAGGGAAAATTATTAAATGGATAGGAGACACTTATTTTAAGCAAGAAAAATATGATCTGGCTTTAAATTATTATCAGCAAGCATTGCCATTTGCCGCAGAAGTAAAAGAGAAGTCTTTTAAAGCTAATGTTATCGCTGGAATAGGAGATTGTTATTTTCGGCAGAAACAATATCAACAGGCAGTTAATTTTTATCAACAAGCACTTGTTGTTGCGAGAGAAGGAGAAGACACTGCACATGAAGGCAGAATTCTCAACGTAATAGGAAGCGTTTACTTTCAACAGCAACAATATGACTCAGCTTTGAAATTTTATCAACAAGCACTGCCTGTTGCCAGAAAAGCTAAAAAGGAATCACTGGAAATAGATATTCTCGCTAATATAGCGGATGCTTACAGCAATCAAAAACAATATGACCGTGCGATAGAGTTTTACCAACAAGAATTACAGACTGCACGAAAATCAGATAAAAACTTCCTACAGGGTAATATTCTGTCTTTTCTAGGAAGTACATACTTTAACAAAAATGATAAAGTACGTGCTTTGGAGTTTTATCAGCAGGCATTAGCTATTTTCAAAGCCGTAAATGCTCGTCCGGAGCAACTAAATACCCTGACGAGAATAATGCGATCGCATTACTCAATCGCTGTGTCTGCTGATAATAAAAAAAATTATACTCTTGCGATGAACGAAGCTAATACAATTATTGCCTTAGCACCAGAAGCGTTAAATATTGCCAGAGATTTGAAACAAAAACCAGATGAAAAGGAACTAACAGAAATACAAAGTAGAGCTTATACATTAACAGGAGATGTCCATCGAAATTTAGGAGATTTACAAAAAGCGCAGGAATTTGCTGAACAAGGTCTTAAAATTGCCCGACAGTCTGAAAATTTGGAAGCAGAAAACTACGCTTTGTCGTGTCTGGCACTAGTTTATCAGTTACTAGGAGAGCAAACTAAGAAGATTGACTTAAACCAGCGACAGTTAGAAATTGCCCAAAAACTCATGAACCCAGTTTCAGAAGTGCAAGCTTTATTAAATATCGCTAGTAGCTACCAGCTTCTAGGAAACTTTCAAAAAGCTATTGAATTGGAAGAAAAAGCTTTAACCAAAATAGAAGCGGTTGATATTAAAAAATTACCTGAAGACCCTCAAAATAATGCTTGGGAAACAAAATTACTTGTTTTTGTTAATTTCAGTACAACTTATCTTGCTCTTGGAGAATATGATAAAGCTTTAAAATTTGCCCAACAGGGTTTTGATTTGGTACAGACATTAAAAAAACCGGAACTAGAAGCAGCAGCGTTAATTACTTTAGGTAATGTATATGCTGCACGACAAGAATTTGATAAGGCTGTTAAACTTACTCAACAAGCTTTAGATATAGCCAAGCAAAAAAATCCTGAGATAGAAGTAAACGCATTGAAGCAACTCGGTAAAGTCTACGTCGCAATGGGAAAATATCAGCAAGCTACCGAGTCAGCGAATTTACTTTTGGATACAGCAGACAAAAACAAAAATATCAAGCTTAAATTAGACGCTTTGAATATTCTCAAGGATGTTTATACTGCTCAAGGAAACTTGCAGAAAGTTTTGGAGTTATTACAACAAAGCTTAACAATTGCCAAGCAAGATAAAAATCCTTCATCTGAGTTTTTCATACTGGTAGATCAAGCTACATTTTACAGTTCATTAGGAGATTATCAAAAAGGTCTAGATTTATCTCAACAGGCACTTTCGACAGCCAAGAAACTGCAAAATCCACAATTGGAGGCAATGAGTTTATTTTTACTTGCTTTTCTACATTTTCCTAAAGGGGAACCGCAAAAAACTATTGAACTTGCTAATCAGGGGTTAGCTATTTCTCAAAAGACTAAGACGATTTGGTTAGAAATGTTGGCAAATGCTGTACTAAGTCTAGGTTATGGCAATTTAAACAATGACCAAAAAGCTATGGAATCAGCCCAAGCCTTCTTAGCACTTACTAGAAAAGCCCAAAGTCCTAAAGACGAAAAAACTGCACTGACACTTTTAGGGGATATTCATCGCAAATTTGGTAGAAAGCAAGAAGCAATAAACACATATAAACAAGCTTTAGCAATTAAAGTTTCAGCAAAAGTTGTAGGTGCTGGCTCAGATATCTATGCTGGTTTAGGTCGTGCTTACGCTGATTTAAATCAACCTGATGAAGCTATAAAAAACTTTAGAGAAGCTTTCACTCGTGCGGAGGAAGTACGACGCGGTTTCAAAGGACTGACACCAGATTTACAAGCATCTTTTTGGGAAACAATAGCTGACTTTGACAAAGTAAAGACAGTTGATCTTTACCGTCAATATGCCGATTTATTACTCAAACAAGGACGCACAGCAGAAGCAACACCAATATTAGAACTTCTGAAATATCAAGAAGTACAAGATTATTTTCAGATTACCAAAGAAATGGATAGTTCTACTAATGCTCAGATTATTGCTTTAGGTAAAGAATTAACAGAGTTAGAAAATATCCCAAGAGACAAGCGGAAAGAACATCAGCAAAAGCGCATTTATGAATTGCGGAAGACGCAGGAAAAGCTCATTCAAGAGTTTGGAGAATTTATTAAAAATCCAGAAGTCGCAAAACGTATAAAAGAATTAAGAAAAAGTACTGAAGGACAAAATATTGACCTTGATAAACAAGTCAGAAATTTGCAAGATAATCTTAAACGATTGCAACAAGATGCTGTCATTATCTATCCATTAGTTCTTAAGGATCGTTTAGAACTAGTCTTGGTGACTCCCTTTGCACCTCCCATTCACCGCACAGTTGCAGTTTCGGAAGCTGAACTTAACAAAACTATTGAACTGTTTCGTAGTGATTTAAAACTTCGTCATAGCAATGCTAAAGTTAATGCCCATAAACTCTATCAATGGCTAATTAAACCACTGGAAAATGATTTAGCTTCAGCTAAAACTCAAACCATAATTTTTGCTCCTGATGGTAAATTACGCTATATTCCTCTAGCTGCTTTGCATGATGGTAAACAATGGCTAGTTGAACGCTTCCGCATCAATAATATTACAGCCCTTAGCCTTATAGATTTGAATACTAAACCCCAAAGTAAATTGCAAGTTTTAGCTGCTGCTTTTACTGATATGAGTCGTGATATATCTGTTCCAGTCAGTGGAAAAAAAGAAATATTTAAAGGACTGGAATACGCAGGTAAAGAAGTCGAAAATATCAGTGCTACTATTCCAAATAGTACGAAACTTGTAGATAAACAATTTAATTTGGGTATCGTTTACCAAATGAATGATTACTCAATAGTACATCTTGCAACCCATGTGGAGTTTGTAAACGGTAAACCTGAAGATTCTGTGATTGTATTTGGGAGCGGAGATTATATTACCTTGCGGAAGGTGAAAGATTGGAATTTATCTAACGTAGATTTAGTAGTGTTAAGTGCTTGTGAGACAGGCTTAGGAGGTTTTGGGGATGGTAAAGAAATTCTGGGCTTTGGGTATCGTATGCAGGAAATAGGAGCAAAGGCTGCGATCGCATCTCTATGGAGAGTAGATGACTCTAGCACAGCTCAACTAATGCAGCAATTTTACAGCAATCTCGCCAATTCAAAAACACACATTACAAAAGCTGAAGCATTACGTCAAGCACAATTAAGTTTACTGCACCCTAATAAATCTACTGATTATTCACACCCATACTATTGGGCGCCGTTTATTTTAATAGGCAATGGATTGTAATACAATACGGTTCAGTTAAGCCTAAAATACGAGCGTAGAGACGCGAAATTTCGCGTCTCTACAAATATAAAATCATTACCAAAAATCCTTAACACCACTGCCCAATTATGTTGGCTGACGCTCTAAGCTGGCTTCCATTGTGCTAGTTAAAAAATGACCGGCAAGGATGCCACTGGTTAAGTAGTAGCTATCATTATTTATGCGGTGTAAAGTTTCAAAGCCACTGCGACGTTGGCGATCGCTTAATACCCAATAACGCTGCACAATTGTATCTTGAGCAATCCAGCCCTCACCTTCAACCTGCCCTAAAATATTATGTTGTAGTAAAAAAGTATACTGACGCTCTCCATCATGAAGACACCCTTTGTAGAGGAAAGAAATGTCAGAGCGATCGCTAGCTGGAAATATCAGCTTTGTTACCATCGTGAACCAGTTATCTCGATTCCAAGCTACCAAGGTCATACCCTTGACGCTGATTGGCATTCCGTTACGTTCCAGCCAACTTCCTTGCATCGTCCAGCGTCCTGGTTCTAATAAAAAAGTATGAGCCACCTTGTACGATCCTTGCCGAGT
Coding sequences:
- a CDS encoding CHAT domain-containing protein encodes the protein MSNRLKSFAIATLVFSLTCSVGIAANDVVVKHTLAQTAASSDRKAEADKLFQEGVQQYRRGEYPKALQTYQRVLEIRQQLGDKAGTGQTLNNIGQVYNGLQQNNKALEVLQQALTIRREIKDRVGEGETLDNLGGVYLTLSQDEKSLEILQQALAIRREVKDKAGEAVTLSKIGFTYFFLKQQDKGLKLLQEALALHQELKDKFQEGFTLFRIGQVYWNVDNYTRALEWYNKSLIVNREVGNRAWEGRSLQQIGTMYSNQQEYDQAIKFYQQALPLIREAGISPAEENILVSIGDAFNNLKQYDRSINFYQQELASARKSNNKLLQGKIIKWIGDTYFKQEKYDLALNYYQQALPFAAEVKEKSFKANVIAGIGDCYFRQKQYQQAVNFYQQALVVAREGEDTAHEGRILNVIGSVYFQQQQYDSALKFYQQALPVARKAKKESLEIDILANIADAYSNQKQYDRAIEFYQQELQTARKSDKNFLQGNILSFLGSTYFNKNDKVRALEFYQQALAIFKAVNARPEQLNTLTRIMRSHYSIAVSADNKKNYTLAMNEANTIIALAPEALNIARDLKQKPDEKELTEIQSRAYTLTGDVHRNLGDLQKAQEFAEQGLKIARQSENLEAENYALSCLALVYQLLGEQTKKIDLNQRQLEIAQKLMNPVSEVQALLNIASSYQLLGNFQKAIELEEKALTKIEAVDIKKLPEDPQNNAWETKLLVFVNFSTTYLALGEYDKALKFAQQGFDLVQTLKKPELEAAALITLGNVYAARQEFDKAVKLTQQALDIAKQKNPEIEVNALKQLGKVYVAMGKYQQATESANLLLDTADKNKNIKLKLDALNILKDVYTAQGNLQKVLELLQQSLTIAKQDKNPSSEFFILVDQATFYSSLGDYQKGLDLSQQALSTAKKLQNPQLEAMSLFLLAFLHFPKGEPQKTIELANQGLAISQKTKTIWLEMLANAVLSLGYGNLNNDQKAMESAQAFLALTRKAQSPKDEKTALTLLGDIHRKFGRKQEAINTYKQALAIKVSAKVVGAGSDIYAGLGRAYADLNQPDEAIKNFREAFTRAEEVRRGFKGLTPDLQASFWETIADFDKVKTVDLYRQYADLLLKQGRTAEATPILELLKYQEVQDYFQITKEMDSSTNAQIIALGKELTELENIPRDKRKEHQQKRIYELRKTQEKLIQEFGEFIKNPEVAKRIKELRKSTEGQNIDLDKQVRNLQDNLKRLQQDAVIIYPLVLKDRLELVLVTPFAPPIHRTVAVSEAELNKTIELFRSDLKLRHSNAKVNAHKLYQWLIKPLENDLASAKTQTIIFAPDGKLRYIPLAALHDGKQWLVERFRINNITALSLIDLNTKPQSKLQVLAAAFTDMSRDISVPVSGKKEIFKGLEYAGKEVENISATIPNSTKLVDKQFNLGIVYQMNDYSIVHLATHVEFVNGKPEDSVIVFGSGDYITLRKVKDWNLSNVDLVVLSACETGLGGFGDGKEILGFGYRMQEIGAKAAIASLWRVDDSSTAQLMQQFYSNLANSKTHITKAEALRQAQLSLLHPNKSTDYSHPYYWAPFILIGNGL